A single Methanofollis fontis DNA region contains:
- a CDS encoding type II toxin-antitoxin system death-on-curing family toxin: protein MVDLTVKMIIEVQIHIIMASKHQEDEGTEGLVRDHGTLDYLVDEMNYINDSCTKAALMLHGIASRHPFYQGNKRTALAIAEIILMLEGGWYIAAEDEAIDLYVREVACYQHDLNEVKCWLQKNCQKM, encoded by the coding sequence ATGGTAGACCTCACGGTTAAAATGATCATCGAAGTCCAGATCCATATTATCATGGCGAGTAAACACCAGGAGGACGAAGGAACCGAGGGGCTTGTACGTGACCACGGAACTCTCGATTATCTCGTCGATGAGATGAATTACATCAATGATTCATGCACTAAGGCCGCCCTGATGCTCCATGGCATTGCTTCCCGGCACCCGTTTTATCAGGGAAATAAACGGACCGCACTCGCCATTGCAGAAATAATCCTCATGCTCGAAGGTGGATGGTATATTGCTGCTGAGGATGAGGCGATCGATCTCTATGTACGTGAAGTTGCGTGTTATCAGCATGACCTTAATGAAGTGAAATGCTGGCTTCAGAAAAACTG